The genomic segment AGCGGAGGTGCCGGTCTCGCGGTGCCGATCGACCGCGGCGTCTACAGCTGGTACATGGCAGGGACGTGGCGAGGTTTTTCGTGGTGGGGAGTGGACATTGCGCAGCCCGCGGTGCTGTTACTCGGGCACACGGCGAGGCCGCCGCTTCACAGACTGCTCGGCGCCGTCAAGGATCGGGCAGTCGGCTGGCACCGCGTCCCGGTCGACGTCGCGTTCGACGCCCGCGCGGCCGAGCTGCTCGAAGCGGTGAACGCGCCCGGCCCCGTCGCCCTGTACGGCTATCCGTCGGCGGTCGATCGCCTGGCGCGCGCGCAGCGCGGGCACCCCCATATGCTGCGTCGTCTCAAGGTGATCGTGTTGACCGGCGAGCCGTTGTACGAGTTTCAACGGCGCCGCATCGAGGAAACGTTCCAGTGCCCCGTCGCCGAGGAGTATGGGATGGGCGAACTGGGCTCGGTAGCGTTTGAGTGTCAGGAGCGCCGCCTCCATATCAGCGCGGAGACGGTGTTCCTCGAAGTGGTCCCCGACGCACTCTCCGACGGAACATCGCGCGCCGGCCGGATTCTCGCCACGCATCTCCGAAACCGGGTGTTCCCGCTGATCCGGTACGACACCGGAGACATCGGCGTCATGCCCGGCGAGGGCTGTCCATGCGGCCGCGGACTGCCGGTTCTGCGTGTCTACGGACGTGCCGACGATCGTCTGACCGGACCGGCCGGCGTCGCGCCGGCCAAGCCGTGGCTGGACCGGTTTTTCGGCCTGCTGCCGGATTCTCTGCAGGGCAGCGTCAGGGTTGTGCAGGACGCGCCGGGCGCCCTTCGGCTCCAGATTGCCCCCGATGCGGCCGCGGCGGCCGCCGACCCGGCCGCCGCGGCGCGGACCGCGGCGGCCGGTGTGCCCGGCCCCGCGTGGACCATCACCGTGGAAGAGCGCCTGCTCCACCGCGTTCCGTCGGGCAAGCTTGCCCTGTTCACGCGCGCATGACCCGGACGTTGCTGCTCATCACCAACGACTTCCCGCCGATGGCGGGCGGGGAGGCCGTCTGGTACGCGCGGATGTGCACAGCCGCGGTGCGACGCGGCCCGGCGGTCTCCGATCGCGTATTGGTGCTGGCGCCGAAATTGCGTGGGGACGTCGCCTTCGACGCGCGCCAGCCGTATTCGGTTATTCGCCGGCGTGTACCTGTCTCGACGCACCCCGCGGCACGGCTGTGGCAGTTGCTGCTCCTCGGCATCGCCGCGTTCGGCATCGTCCGGCGTGAGCGGGTCCGCATGGTCCACATCGGCCATCTGTACCTCGGGCCGATCGCGCTCGCGCTCAAGGCGCTGCGGAATATTCCCTACGTGCTGTATCTGCACGGAGGTGAAATGGCCCCATACATGCGCTTCCGTTTGATCCGGCGGGTGGCGGAGGCAACGGTTCGGAACGCACACGTGGTCGTCATGAACAGCGGCTTTACGCGGCGGCACTTCGCGTCCCTTGGTATCTCACATCCCCACGTCGAGATCGTGGCCCCGCCGGTGGACATCGAGCGCTTTCAGCCGGGCATCGACACCGCCGCGGTCAGACGACGATACGGCATCGACGGCCAGAAGGTGCTGCTGACCGTGGGCCGGCTCGTGACGCGCAAGGGCCACGATACGGTGATCCGGGTGTTGCCGCGGCTCCGCAAAGAAGTGGGCCCGGTCCGGTACCTGATCGCGGGGGCGGGACCGGACGAGCCGCGACTCCGCGCACTTGCGCGCGAAACAGGCTGCGACGGTGAGGTCGTCTTTGTGGGCCCCGTCCCGGACGAGCATGTGCCCGGGCTCTATGCCGCATGTGATGTCTTCGTCATGCCGAACCGCAGCCTCGACGAGCGTGACGGCGTCGAGGGGTTTGGGTTGGTGTTCCTCGAGGCCGGCGCCAGTGGGAAGCCGGCGATCGGCGGCCGCAGCGGCGGTGTTGAGGACGCAGTACTGGACGGCAAGACGGGAATCCTCGTCGATCCACTCGATCTTGACGGCCTGTCCGAGGCACTTCTACGGGTGCTGCGCGATCCCGGTCTCTCCGCCCGGCTGGGCGCAGAAGGCCGGCGCCGGGCGGCGGCGCTAGCTTCCGCGTCGGCCGCGGCGCTGGCGCGGGTGTGGGCCGCGGACCTCGGGGACCGCGATACGCCGGATTGCCGCGCCCAGGGGCCCGCCCATGCACGCTGAGCGGGGCCGCTGCAAGAAAATCCGCGTCCTGCACGTGATTACCCGCATGATCCTCGGCGGGGCGCAGGAGAACACATTGATGACGGCCGTTCGCCTCGATCGGTCGCGCTATGACGTGACGCTGGCGAGCGGACCGACCTACGGTCCGGAAGGCAGCCTCGAAGGGCGAATCCCGGATGATCTGCCGCTCGTGCGCATCCCCGACCTGGTGCGGGACCCGCATCCGCTCAAGGATCTGCGCGCGCTCGCAGCTTTGGCCAGA from the bacterium genome contains:
- a CDS encoding glycosyltransferase family 4 protein — translated: MTRTLLLITNDFPPMAGGEAVWYARMCTAAVRRGPAVSDRVLVLAPKLRGDVAFDARQPYSVIRRRVPVSTHPAARLWQLLLLGIAAFGIVRRERVRMVHIGHLYLGPIALALKALRNIPYVLYLHGGEMAPYMRFRLIRRVAEATVRNAHVVVMNSGFTRRHFASLGISHPHVEIVAPPVDIERFQPGIDTAAVRRRYGIDGQKVLLTVGRLVTRKGHDTVIRVLPRLRKEVGPVRYLIAGAGPDEPRLRALARETGCDGEVVFVGPVPDEHVPGLYAACDVFVMPNRSLDERDGVEGFGLVFLEAGASGKPAIGGRSGGVEDAVLDGKTGILVDPLDLDGLSEALLRVLRDPGLSARLGAEGRRRAAALASASAAALARVWAADLGDRDTPDCRAQGPAHAR